A stretch of Sulfurimonas xiamenensis DNA encodes these proteins:
- a CDS encoding response regulator transcription factor, protein MKKIILFTTMSSILKHWENALKDSYDTVSIDNFDQLREYLTKDKNRVIVMLDEMSVLNIEETLVKLKEYPHAIILLFNAVPEVYHASTLLGNGIKGYENSYINKENLLKMLSTVENGNNWLFPDLTYFIINKYIQNKKKDEPDFVSSLTEKEKSITFMVAEGLSNKEIAQREKIALSTVKSHIHNIFEKANVTDRISLALKFK, encoded by the coding sequence ATGAAAAAGATAATACTATTTACAACAATGTCATCTATTTTAAAACACTGGGAGAATGCTTTAAAAGATTCATATGACACAGTTTCTATAGATAACTTTGATCAATTGAGAGAGTATCTGACAAAAGATAAAAACAGAGTTATTGTAATGTTAGATGAGATGAGTGTACTAAATATTGAAGAGACGCTAGTGAAGTTAAAAGAGTATCCGCATGCAATAATTTTACTCTTTAATGCCGTGCCTGAAGTTTATCATGCATCAACTCTGCTTGGAAACGGCATCAAAGGATATGAAAACTCCTATATAAACAAAGAAAACTTGCTAAAAATGCTCTCTACAGTTGAAAATGGAAACAACTGGCTTTTTCCTGATTTGACCTATTTTATTATTAATAAATATATTCAAAACAAAAAGAAAGATGAACCTGACTTTGTATCATCTTTAACAGAAAAAGAAAAAAGCATCACATTTATGGTGGCTGAAGGTTTAAGTAATAAAGAGATTGCGCAAAGAGAGAAAATTGCGTTATCTACAGTTAAAAGCCATATTCACAATATATTTGAAAAGGCAAATGTAACTGACAGAATC
- a CDS encoding HlyD family type I secretion periplasmic adaptor subunit, translated as MGLEDNFVEYSYKKKDIKNLRIKNEEDLEYMNSVSAALLNQSTLSTKIMLWIGAFFIGWLIYWAYYAEIDDLTRGEGKVIPSTQIQVIQNLEGGIVSEILVEEGENVKKGDILIKIDDTSFVSSFIESKLRYNELQAKSIRLLAESTGTPFKVNETVKKNAPELINREKSLYLSNKEQLENNILIYQRRLKQKKDELKEAEAKLDNLTKNFNFITRELQLNKPLVDKGIVSEVEYLKLQREASSIEGQMRSTKLSIPRLNSIIEEQRNNIKEVELRFRNAAKEEFNEVVAEMSRIERANIAREDKVKRTFVRSPVDGKVKRLLVNTVGGVVKPGMDIIEIVPSQDNLLIEAKIRPADIAFLFPGQRAIVKFSAYDFAIYGSLEGTVTHISADTIYDEVSRQNYYLVRIKTDKNYLGNEYKKLNIIVGMTASVDIMTGKKTVLDYILKPILRARENVLSER; from the coding sequence ATGGGTCTTGAAGATAACTTTGTAGAATACTCTTACAAAAAAAAAGATATTAAAAATCTTCGTATAAAAAATGAAGAAGATTTAGAGTATATGAACTCTGTCAGTGCTGCGCTTTTAAACCAGAGTACACTATCAACCAAAATAATGTTATGGATCGGTGCTTTTTTCATTGGCTGGCTTATTTACTGGGCATACTATGCGGAAATTGATGATCTAACTCGCGGCGAAGGCAAAGTTATTCCATCTACCCAAATTCAAGTCATACAAAATCTTGAAGGCGGAATTGTAAGCGAAATCCTTGTTGAAGAGGGAGAAAATGTAAAAAAAGGCGATATCCTTATAAAAATAGATGACACAAGTTTTGTAAGCAGTTTTATAGAGAGCAAGCTCCGCTACAATGAACTTCAAGCGAAATCAATTCGACTATTAGCAGAATCAACCGGAACACCTTTTAAAGTAAATGAAACAGTTAAAAAAAATGCACCGGAACTTATAAACCGTGAAAAATCTTTATATCTAAGCAACAAAGAGCAGCTCGAAAACAATATACTTATCTATCAGCGCCGCTTAAAACAAAAAAAAGATGAGTTAAAAGAGGCTGAAGCAAAACTGGATAATCTTACAAAAAATTTTAATTTTATCACAAGAGAGCTGCAGCTCAATAAGCCGCTTGTTGATAAAGGAATAGTATCAGAAGTTGAATATCTGAAACTTCAAAGAGAAGCCAGCAGCATCGAAGGACAAATGAGATCAACAAAACTCTCTATTCCGCGCCTCAACTCTATTATAGAGGAGCAAAGAAATAACATCAAAGAAGTTGAATTGCGATTTCGCAATGCCGCTAAAGAGGAGTTCAATGAAGTTGTAGCTGAAATGTCTCGAATAGAGAGAGCAAATATTGCCAGAGAGGATAAAGTCAAGCGCACATTTGTGCGCTCCCCTGTTGATGGAAAAGTTAAACGACTACTTGTAAATACAGTAGGCGGTGTTGTTAAGCCAGGAATGGATATTATAGAAATTGTTCCTTCACAGGACAATTTACTTATTGAAGCAAAAATCAGACCTGCTGATATTGCTTTTTTATTTCCTGGTCAAAGAGCTATTGTAAAATTTTCTGCTTATGATTTTGCAATATACGGTTCACTTGAAGGTACAGTGACCCATATTAGTGCTGATACTATTTATGATGAAGTCAGCAGACAGAACTACTATCTTGTCCGCATAAAAACTGATAAAAACTACTTAGGAAATGAATATAAAAAACTTAATATAATTGTCGGTATGACTGCAAGTGTTGATATTATGACCGGTAAAAAAACTGTTCTGGATTATATATTAAAACCAATATTGCGTGCACGGGAAAATGTACTAAGCGAAAGGTAA
- a CDS encoding type I secretion system permease/ATPase, which yields MLSNKIENPLLECLVIFTKLYGRPFSADALIADLPIPPGRTTPRLFSLDSKGSKSAFHRAAQRAGFSSKLVDYSFKDISPLLLPVILILKGDTESEKACILTEISPDRKYAKIILPEIGEGENWVKTEFLEAEYINFAYLLKHNHQYKDSHNRLLKHENHHWFWGTLRYFSGIYADVIVASFLINLFVMATPIFTLNVYDRVVPNNAMDTLWVFATGIIAIYIFDIVLKFLRSYFLENAAKKSDVIMSSIIFEHVLNLKIASKPRSIGSFANNLKDFDSIRGFFTASSIATIIDLPFTLIFLFIIYIIGGWLIFIPIVGALIIIIYSIIVEKPMRRSVQNTYEASAHKNAVLIESLTALETIKALGISGQYQWKWEEATGDVAQKGLKSKILSNSISTFVNFIVQLNTASLIIGGVYAIGEKSLTMGGLIAVVMLGSRTLAPLGQVAALIANFQQTKTAYDVINTIMKLSVEREEAKNYVQRPSFKGKIEFKHVSFTYPETDNKILEDISFVINPGESVGIIGTNGSGKTTIEKLILGLYEPTEGSILIDGIDIKQIDPADLRRNISYVPQDVVLFQGTLKENIVLRSPGASDEDILHVAKLSGVSDFANAHPMGYDMPVGERGDGLSGGQKQSISIARAFIHQAPIILLDEPTNSMDSTHENHFIRAINSYQKERTMVLISHKNILLALTQRLILLDRGRIILDDTHDNVIKQLQTQQKRVAHGS from the coding sequence TTGTTGAGTAACAAAATTGAGAATCCGCTCCTAGAGTGCTTGGTGATTTTCACCAAGCTCTATGGTCGTCCTTTTAGTGCAGACGCATTGATTGCTGATCTTCCTATTCCGCCTGGAAGAACTACTCCTAGACTTTTTTCACTTGATTCCAAAGGTTCAAAATCTGCTTTTCATCGCGCAGCGCAGCGTGCAGGATTTAGCTCTAAGTTAGTAGACTACTCATTTAAAGATATATCCCCTCTTCTTTTGCCTGTTATTTTGATTTTAAAAGGTGACACAGAGAGTGAAAAAGCTTGTATTTTAACAGAAATAAGTCCCGACAGAAAATATGCAAAAATTATACTTCCTGAAATCGGTGAAGGTGAAAACTGGGTAAAAACAGAATTTTTAGAAGCTGAATATATTAATTTTGCATATCTGCTTAAACACAATCATCAATATAAAGATTCACATAACCGTTTACTCAAACATGAAAATCATCACTGGTTTTGGGGAACACTAAGATACTTTTCCGGTATATATGCAGATGTGATTGTTGCCTCTTTTTTAATAAATTTATTTGTTATGGCAACACCGATTTTTACTCTCAATGTTTATGACAGAGTTGTACCCAACAATGCTATGGATACTCTTTGGGTATTTGCAACAGGTATTATTGCAATTTATATATTTGATATAGTTTTAAAATTTCTGCGCTCCTATTTTCTGGAAAATGCAGCCAAAAAAAGCGATGTCATTATGTCCTCTATTATTTTTGAGCATGTTCTCAATCTAAAAATAGCATCAAAACCTCGATCTATAGGCTCTTTTGCAAACAACTTAAAAGATTTCGACTCTATTAGAGGGTTTTTTACCGCTTCATCTATTGCTACCATTATTGATCTGCCCTTTACCCTAATCTTTTTATTTATTATATATATAATTGGTGGCTGGTTGATTTTTATTCCTATCGTTGGTGCTTTAATTATTATCATTTACAGCATCATTGTTGAAAAACCGATGAGACGCAGTGTTCAAAACACATATGAAGCTTCTGCACATAAAAATGCTGTTTTAATTGAGTCACTCACCGCATTAGAGACGATAAAAGCCTTGGGTATAAGCGGTCAATATCAATGGAAATGGGAAGAGGCTACAGGTGATGTTGCGCAAAAAGGTCTAAAATCCAAAATTTTATCAAACTCTATTTCAACATTTGTAAATTTTATAGTTCAGTTAAATACTGCATCTTTAATAATCGGCGGAGTTTATGCAATAGGAGAAAAATCTCTAACAATGGGTGGATTGATAGCTGTTGTTATGCTTGGCTCAAGAACGCTTGCCCCGCTTGGTCAAGTGGCTGCACTTATTGCGAATTTTCAACAAACAAAAACTGCATATGATGTTATCAATACCATTATGAAGCTCTCAGTTGAACGCGAAGAAGCAAAAAACTATGTTCAGCGTCCATCTTTTAAAGGAAAAATAGAGTTTAAGCATGTAAGTTTTACCTATCCTGAAACTGACAATAAAATCCTAGAAGATATAAGCTTTGTTATAAATCCCGGAGAATCTGTCGGCATTATAGGAACAAACGGATCCGGCAAGACGACTATCGAAAAACTTATATTGGGTTTGTATGAGCCAACGGAAGGATCTATTTTAATAGACGGAATTGACATAAAACAGATAGATCCGGCAGATTTAAGACGCAATATCTCCTATGTACCGCAAGATGTTGTTTTGTTTCAAGGAACGCTAAAAGAAAATATTGTTTTACGCTCCCCGGGAGCAAGTGATGAAGATATTTTACATGTAGCTAAGTTAAGCGGCGTAAGCGATTTTGCCAATGCTCATCCTATGGGTTACGACATGCCTGTTGGTGAAAGAGGCGACGGACTCTCCGGCGGACAGAAACAATCCATCTCAATCGCAAGAGCGTTTATACACCAAGCGCCTATTATTCTGCTAGATGAACCGACAAACTCTATGGACAGCACGCATGAAAACCATTTTATCAGAGCTATAAACAGTTATCAAAAAGAGAGAACAATGGTTTTAATATCGCATAAAAACATTCTGCTTGCGCTTACACAAAGATTGATTTTGCTTGACAGAGGAAGAATTATTTTGGATGATACGCATGATAATGTTATAAAACAACTGCAAACACAACAAAAAAGAGTAGCTCATGGGTCTTGA
- a CDS encoding TolC family outer membrane protein: protein MKGLSLVLITLIPAVLSAMTITEAVQKSVMTHPQIEMKKEDHLTQKELLVRSQAGYLPSIDLSYSVGPEKTKTIANSREKSDLTRQDASVTLVQNVFAGFDTKYAFKQQKALVLSASDKVKESANNLALETATYYIDLLRNHELLQIAKENVEVHKKYLSQIDEKVKAGVGRSSDYKQTLARYENALSIQYLAQQNYDNSISSFERIYPGEVTASDLQKPSIGNIPANDLESLVEIAMQNNPTIDVSQADIQAANAAIKRSEASYYPQADIKLEAYWDKNIDGTSKGSGDPFPAAYEEESGYNALLVINYNIFNGFADKANKQANQHRLLNKNSTLADAKLYIKAYTEIAWQTFESTKQQLIHLENTIKASGETVSDYQKEHELGRRSIIDLLNIELEYNSAKNRKVTTEYDRLIAYYQILAYTGKILEEMDVVVE from the coding sequence ATGAAAGGTTTATCACTCGTTCTTATAACTTTGATACCGGCAGTATTGAGCGCTATGACAATTACGGAGGCGGTTCAAAAGTCAGTTATGACACACCCTCAAATTGAAATGAAAAAAGAGGATCATCTTACTCAAAAAGAGTTGCTTGTTCGTTCGCAAGCTGGCTATTTACCATCAATTGATTTATCCTATTCAGTTGGTCCGGAAAAAACAAAAACTATAGCAAACAGCAGAGAGAAGTCTGATTTGACACGCCAAGACGCTTCAGTTACTTTAGTTCAAAATGTTTTTGCAGGTTTTGACACAAAATATGCTTTTAAACAACAAAAAGCACTTGTTTTATCTGCAAGCGATAAAGTTAAAGAGAGTGCAAACAATCTGGCACTTGAAACTGCCACATACTACATAGATCTTCTTAGAAATCATGAACTGCTTCAAATCGCAAAAGAGAATGTAGAAGTACATAAAAAATATCTTTCACAAATAGACGAAAAGGTAAAAGCGGGAGTTGGGCGCAGTTCTGACTATAAACAAACTTTAGCTCGTTATGAAAATGCTCTAAGTATCCAATATTTAGCACAGCAAAATTATGACAACTCTATCTCTAGTTTTGAACGAATATATCCGGGTGAAGTAACTGCTTCAGATTTACAAAAACCATCAATTGGAAATATTCCTGCTAATGATTTGGAATCTTTAGTTGAGATTGCTATGCAAAACAATCCTACAATAGATGTTTCACAAGCAGACATTCAAGCTGCAAATGCTGCAATTAAACGCTCAGAAGCATCTTATTATCCGCAAGCGGATATTAAACTAGAAGCTTACTGGGACAAAAATATAGACGGCACTTCAAAAGGAAGCGGAGATCCATTCCCAGCTGCTTATGAAGAGGAGTCAGGTTATAACGCTCTTCTTGTTATCAACTATAACATCTTTAATGGTTTTGCAGACAAAGCAAACAAACAAGCAAATCAACACAGATTGCTTAATAAAAACAGTACGCTAGCAGATGCAAAACTCTACATAAAAGCTTATACAGAAATTGCTTGGCAAACATTTGAATCAACAAAACAGCAATTAATTCACCTAGAAAACACGATAAAAGCGAGTGGTGAAACTGTTTCTGATTATCAAAAAGAGCATGAACTGGGAAGAAGAAGCATTATCGATCTTTTAAATATTGAACTTGAGTATAACAGTGCAAAAAACCGCAAAGTTACAACTGAATATGATCGTCTAATCGCATACTACCAAATTTTAGCATATACTGGTAAAATCTTAGAAGAGATGGATGTAGTTGTTGAGTAA